One window of Cervus elaphus chromosome 2, mCerEla1.1, whole genome shotgun sequence genomic DNA carries:
- the LOC122676143 gene encoding 26S proteasome non-ATPase regulatory subunit 10-like, with product MEGCVSNLMVCNLAYTGKLEELKERILADKSLATRTDQDSRTALHWACSAGHTEIVEFLLQLGVPVNDKDDAGWSPLHIAASAGRDEIVKALLGKGAQVNAVNQNGCTPLYYAASKNRHEIAVMLLEGGANPDAKDHYEATAMHRAAAKGNLKMIHILLYYKASTNIQDTEGNTPLHLACDEERVEEAKLLVSQGASIYIENKEEKTPLQVAKGGLGLILKRMVES from the coding sequence ATGGAGGGGTGTGTGTCTAACCTAATGGTCTGCAACCTGGCCTACACCGGGAAGCTGGAGGAATTAAAAGAGAGGATCCTGGCGGATAAGTCCCTGGCCACTAGGACTGACCAGGACAGCAGAACAGCATTGCATTGGGCATGCTCAGCTGGACATACAGAAATTGTTGAATTCTTGCTGCAGCTTGGAGTGCCAGTGAATGATAAAGATGATGCAGGTTGGTCTCCTCTTCATATTGCTGCTTCTGCTGGCAGAGATGAGATTGTCAAAGCCCTTCTGGGAAAAGGTGCTCAAGTGAATGCTGTCAATCAAAATGGCTGTACTCCCCTATATTATGCGGCTTCCAAAAACAGGCATGAGATTGCTGTGATGTTACTGGAAGGTGGAGCTAATCCAGACGCTAAGGACCATTATGAGGCCACAGCAATGCACCGGGCAGCAGCCAAGGGTAACTTGAAGATGATTCATATTCTTCTGTACTACAAAGCTTCCACAAACATCCAAGACACTGAGGGTAACACTCCTCTACACTTAGCCTGTGATGAAGAGAGAGTGGAAGAAGCAAAACTGCTGGtgtcccaaggagcaagcatttacattgagaataaagaagaaaaaacacctCTGCAAGTGGCCAAAGGTGGGCTGGGTTTAATACTCAAGAGAATGGTGGAAAGCTAA